One segment of Methylotenera versatilis 79 DNA contains the following:
- a CDS encoding entericidin A/B family lipoprotein: MNKLFVLLTLCFAVVLTGCNTWHGFGKDVEKVGEKIKKSPNN; this comes from the coding sequence ATGAATAAATTATTTGTATTGTTGACGCTTTGCTTTGCAGTTGTGTTAACGGGTTGCAACACTTGGCACGGTTTTGGTAAAGATGTGGAAAAGGTGGGTGAGAAAATCAAAAAATCACCTAACAACTAA